The following proteins are co-located in the Prinia subflava isolate CZ2003 ecotype Zambia chromosome 16, Cam_Psub_1.2, whole genome shotgun sequence genome:
- the LOC134558926 gene encoding sulfate transporter-like produces the protein MAAMTEANNIHAVTEGPEGDDAKCSFHHRMFLEPQEKKSNMKALLVKRAKKTCSCTPAKIKDCFLGFFPILQWLPKYKFKEYLLGDVMSGVIVGVLLVPQSIAYSLLAGLEPIYGLYTSFFSCIIYCIFGTSRHISVSIFGVVCLMVGQVVDREVERAGFELEPAVLSALPAPGGDSNDTGSANGTVPAPLCDRSCYAMAVAATMTFISGVYQVAMGFFQVGFVSVYLSDSLLSGFVTGASITVLTSQVKYLLGLDLPRSGGVGSLITTWIDIFRNIHRTNVCDLITSFLCFLVLVPAKELNERFKSKLKAPVPVELFVVVAATLASHFGKLRETYGSSVSGHIPTGFLPPRPPDWSLIPSVALDAIPIAIIGFAITVSLSEMFAKKHGYTVRANQEMYAIGFCNIIPSFFHCFTTSAALAKTLVKESTGCRTQMSGLVTSLVILLVLLVIAPLFYSLQKCVLAVITIVSLRGALRKFRDLPKMWHLSRVDTVIWGVTMAATALISTEIGLLVGVCFAMLCVIFRTQRPEAPLLGWVAESETYESLSAYKNLQTKPGVVVFRFEAPLYYINKECFKSTLYKQTGVNPAWVKAAEKKAAKRALREQETGCGDSPGSVPTGLGSEPVGFHTIVVDCCAVQFLDTAGVRALKEVCRDYGDIGVRVLLAQCSPSVRSSLLRGEFFKEGEEHLLFHSVHQAVDFALGAQGHGASKN, from the exons ATGGCAGCAATGACAGAGGCCAACAATATCCATGCAGTGACGGAAGGGCCAGAAGGAGATGATGCCAAGTGCAGCTTCCATCACAGAATGTTCCTGGAACCCCAAGAGAAGAAGAGTAACATGAAGGCTCTGCTGGTTAAGCGAGCAAAAAAAACTTGCAGCTGCACCCCAGCCAAAATTAAAGATTGCTTTTTGGGCTTTTTCCCCATCTTACAGTGGCTTCCTAAATACAAATTCAAGGAGTATCTGCTGGGGGATGTGATGTCTGGGGTGATCGTGGGGGTGCTGCTGGTCCCACAGTCCATTGCCTACTCTCTCTTGGCCGGGCTGGAGCCCATCTATGGCCTGTACacctcctttttctcctgcatCATTTACTGCATCTTTGGCACCTCCCGCCACATCTCCGTCAGCATCTTCGGGGTGGTTTGCCTGATGGTGGGGCAGGTGGTGGATCGGGAGGTGGAGAGGGCTGGCTTTGAGCTGGAGCCAGCCGTGCTCAGcgccctgccagccccgggagGGGACAGCAATGACACCGGCAGTGCCAACGGGACGGTGCCGGCGCCGCTCTGCGACAGGAGCTGCTATGCCATGGCCGTGGCTGCCACCATGACCTTCATCTCTGGAGTCTACCAG GTGGCCATGGGCTTCTTCCAGGTGGGCTTTGTCTCCGTGTACCTCTCGGATTCCCTGCTGAGTGGCTTTGTCACAGGGGCCTCCATCACTGTCCTGACCTCACAGGTCAAGTACCTGCTGGGCCTGGACCTTCCTCGGAGCGGGGGCGTCGGCTCCCTCATCACCACCTGGATAGACATCTTCAGAAACATCCACAGGACCAACGTCTGCGACCTCATCACCAGCTTCTTGTGCTTCCTGGTGCTCGTCCCGGCCAAAGAGCTCAACGAGCGCTTCAAGTCCAAGCTCAAGGCCCCAGTTCCAGTGGAACTCTTCGTGGTTGTGGCAGCCACTCTGGCATCTCACTTTGGGAAGCTGAGGGAGACCTACGGCTCCAGCGTTTCTGGGCACATCCCCACCGGGTTTCTGCCGCCGCGCCCTCCGGACTGGAGCCTGATTCCCAGCGTGGCGTTGGACGCCATCCCCATCGCCATCATCGGCTTTGCCATCACCGTGTCCCTCTCGGAGATGTTTGCCAAGAAGCACGGATACACCGTGAGGGCCAACCAGGAGATGTACGCCATCGGCTTCTGCAACATCATTCCCTCCTTCTTCCACTGCTTCACAACCAGCGCAGCTCTTGCCAAGACCCTGGTCAAGGAGTCCACGGGCTGTAGGACGCAGATGTCCGGCCTGGTGACCAGCCTGGTGATCCTCTTGGTCCTCCTTGTGATCGCTCCTTTGTTCTACTCCCTGCAGAAATGCGTCCTGGCCGTCATCACCATCGTCAGCCTCCGCGGAGCCCTGCGCAAGTTCAGGGACCTGCCCAAAATGTGGCACCTGAGCAGGGTGGACACGGTGATCTGGGGGGTCACCATGGCAGCCACGGCGCTCATCAGCACCGAGATCGGGCTGCTGGTGGGGGTTTGCTTCGCCATGCTCTGCGTCATCTTCCGCACCCAGCGCCCCGAGGCGCcgctgctgggctgggtggcCGAGTCGGAGACCTACGAGTCCCTGTCTGCCTACAAGAACCTGCAAACCAAGCCCGGCGTGGTGGTGTTCCGCTTCGAAGCCCCCCTCTACTACATCAACAAGGAGTGCTTCAAATCCACCCTCTACAAGCAAACCGGGGTCAACCCCGCGTGGGTGAAGGCAGCCGAGAAGAAAGCGGCGAAGAGGGCGCTGAGGGAGCAGGAGACGGggtgtggggacagccctggcagtgtccccacagGCCTGGGGTCGGAGCCCGTGGGGTTCCACACCATCGTGGTCGACTGCTGCGCCGTGCAGTTCCTGGACACGGCCGGCGTCCGCGCGCTCAAGGAGGTCTGCAGGGACTACGGGGACATCGGCGTGCGCGTGCTGCTGGCGCAGTGCAGCCCCTCCGtcaggagctccctgctccGGGGGGAGTTCTTCAAGGAGGGCGAGGAGCACCTGCTCTTCCACAGCGTGCACCAGGCCGTGGACTTCGCCCTGGGCGCGCAGGGCCACGGCGCGTCCAAGAACTAG